The bacterium DNA segment CGTCGTCTTCCTGGAACTGCCCGAGGTCGGCACCGTCGTCGCGCAGGGCGAGGCGGTCGGGACCATCGAGACCGTCAAGTCGGTCGAGGACCTCTTCAGCCCGGTGGGCGGCGAGGTGATCGCCGTCAACGAGGCGGTGCTCGACGCCCCCGAGACGGTCAACCAGGACCCGCTCGAGGCGGGCTGGCTCTTCAAGGTGCGCATCGGGGACCGGAGCGAGATGGACGAGCTGCTCTCGGCCGACGATTACGACGCCCTCATCGGAGGCTGAGTCGCCCATGCCGTACACGCCGCACACCGCAGAGGACATCCGCGAGATGCTGGACGTCCTGGGCCTCGATACCGTCGACGACCTCTTCCGCAGCCTGCCCGCAGCCGTGCGGCCGCCGGCGGGCCTGGACCTGCCTGCCTCGCTGTCGGAGGAGGAGGTCTGGCGCGTGATGAGCAACCTGGCCGCGCTGAACGCGGGCCAGGACGAGCTAGCTTCCTTCCTCGGCGGCGGCGTCTACGACGCCGCGATCCCCGCCGCCGTGGACGCCGTGGTCTCGCGCAGCGAGTTCCTCACGGCCTACACGCCCTACCAGCCCGAGGTCTCCCAGGGCACCCTGCAGGTCATCTACGAGTGGCAGACCTTCGTCACCCGTCTGACGGGCCTGCCGGTGGCCAACGCCAGCATGTACGACGGGTCGACGGCGCTGGTCGAGGGGGTCCGCATGGCGCTCGGCCGCACCGGCCGCGACGCCGTGGTCCTGCCCGCCGCCCTGAACCCGCGACACCGCCGCGTCCTGGAGACGAACCTGGCGAGCGAGGGCGTGACGATCCTCACGGCGCCCGCCACGGCCGCGGGGACCACCGATCCCGCCGCGCTGCGCGCCCTGCTCGACGGCCGGGTCGGCGCGGTCGTGATCCAGAACCCCAACCACCTCGGCCTGATCGAGCCCGTCGACGCGCTCGCCGCCGCGGCGCGTGACGCCGGGGCGCTGGTCGTGGCCTCGGTCAACCCGGTCTCGCTCTCGCTGCTCAGGACGCCCGCCGAGTACGGCGCCGCCGTGGCGACGGGCGAGGCGCAGCCCTTCGGCGTGCCCTGCGGCTGGGGCGGGCCCCTGCTGGGGTTCCTGTCCTGCAGCGACGAGCTGAAGCGCCTGATCCCGGGCCGCGTCGTGGGGCGCACGGTCGACCACGACGGCCGCGAGGGCTACGTGCTGACCCTGCAGACCCGCGAGCAGCACATCCGCCGGGAGAAGGCGACCTCGAACATCTGCTCCAACCAGGGCCTGAACATGGCGCGGGGCACCGTGTACCTCGCCCTGCTCGGCGCCGAGGGCCTGCGCGAGCTGGGCGAGGCGAACCGCGTGCGCTGCGAGGCGCTGCGCGCGATCCTGCGCGGGATCGCCGGGGTGGAGCTGCCCTTCGACG contains these protein-coding regions:
- the gcvH gene encoding glycine cleavage system protein GcvH — its product is MVASDRKYTKDHEWVLAEGESATVGVTEYAAHELGDVVFLELPEVGTVVAQGEAVGTIETVKSVEDLFSPVGGEVIAVNEAVLDAPETVNQDPLEAGWLFKVRIGDRSEMDELLSADDYDALIGG
- the gcvPA gene encoding aminomethyl-transferring glycine dehydrogenase subunit GcvPA: MPYTPHTAEDIREMLDVLGLDTVDDLFRSLPAAVRPPAGLDLPASLSEEEVWRVMSNLAALNAGQDELASFLGGGVYDAAIPAAVDAVVSRSEFLTAYTPYQPEVSQGTLQVIYEWQTFVTRLTGLPVANASMYDGSTALVEGVRMALGRTGRDAVVLPAALNPRHRRVLETNLASEGVTILTAPATAAGTTDPAALRALLDGRVGAVVIQNPNHLGLIEPVDALAAAARDAGALVVASVNPVSLSLLRTPAEYGAAVATGEAQPFGVPCGWGGPLLGFLSCSDELKRLIPGRVVGRTVDHDGREGYVLTLQTREQHIRREKATSNICSNQGLNMARGTVYLALLGAEGLRELGEANRVRCEALRAILRGIAGVELPFDGPVFNEFVVRLPRPAREFRAFAREQGILAGIPLDGFAGCGPGDLLVAVTERRTADEIERYGSALRDFLEQ